ACATTGTCCACCGGAATCATGATCTTCATGTCGCTATCGAGAATGCGCAGCATGTAAAATCGCTTTTCCGTTCCTGAGATCACCTGGGTGCGAATCGCTTCGATCTGACCCACCCCATGAGCGGGATACACTACCTTCTCGCCGACTCTAAACATGTTCCCTCCTAAGGTTGAGATTGCCGCAGCACATTCGCCGCTGTCGAGGGCTGAAAATTGTGTGGCCGGGGTCGATTGGGAAGCAATAACTTTGGCAGGGAGGGTTCAATCGGCTGGTGAGCATCAACGGCTCGCACGTTACTTCTAGCGCGACCACAATCCGTCCTACCCGGTAGCGATGGTGCAAAAAAATTAGCGGCCCTAAACTACGGACCGCTATTAAGTTATTGAGTGCACTTAAACCATACACCAATCTCGCCGCCTCAGTCAAGGGCGTGGGGGATTAACAAAAATCATTATAGTTCTTAGCAAGTTAGAAGATAATAGGCAAGCGATCGATGACGGCTGATTTTGGTGACGATCAAACCGAGTCGTTCAATTCCAACGCCATGATCAGGGCGTCCTCGCCGTCGTCGGAGTAGTACGCTGTGCGCACACCCTTGGCCGAAAAACCCAGAGCCTGATAAAGCTTTTGTGCCGCTTCGTTGGATTTTCTTACCTCCAAGGTCACCTGGCTCGCCCCCTGGCGGCGCGCTTCTTCGATGACCGCCTCGAGCAACGCCTTGCCTATCCCGTGCCGGCGGTATGCCGGATGCACCGCCAGGTTGTGAACGTCGATTTCATGCTGGAGCATCCAGTAAATGACGTACCCGACCGGCTTGTCGCCGACGACCGCGAGAAGCGACCGCGCGCAGTTTACTTTGAGCTCCTGGAGAAAAAAATTCGTGCTCCACGGATAGGCGAACGAGGCGCGCTCGATCTCGATCACCTCCGATAGATCTGACGAGTTCATCGGCCTGAACCGGACTCCGGCAAGTGAGCCGGAAAATCCCGCGGCCTCAGCGGCCTCCGTTGGTTTTTCGACCAGCCGTTCCACGTTCAGCTCGTTCTTACAACTGTCGACTTCCCTGAACGGCGCTCCTCGGCTGTTTGAGAAGCAGAATCTCCAAAAGCTTATCGGCAAAACGGTGGGAAAATCCTTCAATCCGTTCTTCAAGCGGGATCACCGTCGTGAATTCAGGCGGGAAAGCCCCGACACTGCTGGAGATCTTTCTGATCCGTTCATCGGTAACTCTTCCCTTGATAACAAAATGTCCATCTTTCAGCGCCAGGTCGTAATCATAATCGGGCATGTCGTCGGGAATCGTGGACCTTATCGGAAGACCGATATCCGGCACCTTAGTCGGGAATTCCATTCTGAGAAAATAGGCGCCTCCCCAGTCTTGAAGCGTGTACACGTTACCGTAGCGCCTCTCGCGCTCCAATTTCTCGACGAATCCCCTCTCGTAAAATCCATCGACGGGAATCGGCAGGCTTCGAATCACTCCGGCCTGCCGCTCGAGCAGAGGGCGCAATACATAGGCGAGCGGAACCCCATAGATCGCGGCCCGGAACACCAGCTCATCCGCCGGCTTAGCGTGGAAAATCCCCTCGCGCAGGCGATAAGCGCCTTCAATGACTCCCAACAACACCCCGAGGAGAATATAACCGTTGATTTGTT
This sequence is a window from Candidatus Binatia bacterium. Protein-coding genes within it:
- the rimI gene encoding ribosomal protein S18-alanine N-acetyltransferase, translating into MERLVEKPTEAAEAAGFSGSLAGVRFRPMNSSDLSEVIEIERASFAYPWSTNFFLQELKVNCARSLLAVVGDKPVGYVIYWMLQHEIDVHNLAVHPAYRRHGIGKALLEAVIEEARRQGASQVTLEVRKSNEAAQKLYQALGFSAKGVRTAYYSDDGEDALIMALELNDSV